From the Daucus carota subsp. sativus chromosome 8, DH1 v3.0, whole genome shotgun sequence genome, one window contains:
- the LOC108197942 gene encoding zinc finger protein 4-like, whose product MSNSFSIFSSSSSIRRTQPADSSTSLNTTSNIAPASATTYGCTYCDITFSTHQALGGHQKAHKEQRQAEKRQAETHYQGINPQNKRRREEYATQAATASAALTPLRPAAGSSLNLPPPASQRGHAIRSSRFFEVPDLLGPSVAPTAPLPGGARSGPAIGHEEENAVDLDLKL is encoded by the coding sequence ATGTCTAATTCCTTCTCTATCTTCTCGTCCTCTTCCTCCATTAGAAGGACACAACCGGCCGATTCTTCAACGTCACTGAATACCACCAGCAACATAGCACCGGCCAGTGCAACAACTTATGGTTGCACTTATTGTGACATAACCTTCTCTACCCACCAGGCCCTGGGTGGGCACCAAAAGGCTCACAAGGAGCAGCGTCAAGCGGAAAAGCGGCAGGCTGAGACCCACTACCAGGGCATCAATCCTCAGAACAAGAGGAGAAGAGAGGAGTATGCAACTCAGGCTGCTACCGCATCAGCTGCTCTGACACCTCTTAGACCTGCGGCAGGATCCTCCCTGAATCTTCCTCCACCAGCCTCTCAACGGGGTCATGCCATCAGAAGTTCCAGGTTTTTTGAAGTGCCTGATCTGTTGGGGCCTTCTGTTGCACCCACCGCTCCTCTACCCGGTGGAGCAAGAAGCGGTCCTGCAATAGGGCATGAAGAAGAGAATGCTGTGGATTTGGATCTTAAGCTCTAG